One window of Nostoc sp. C052 genomic DNA carries:
- the cax gene encoding calcium/proton exchanger, producing the protein MSTKNIILFALLLFIPVSVAAHFLEWGELVVFITAGLAILPLAAWMGTATEEIAVVVGPSLGGLLNATFGNATELIIALVALNAGLIDVVKASITGSIISNLLLVMGFSMLLGGLRYKEQTFQPIVARVNAASMNLAVIAILMPTAMNYTSQGINEQTLQNLSIAVAVVLILVYALTLLFSMKTHSYLYDVGVAESEEEETPHTKPNMMLWVGVLLVCTLLVAIESEMLVDSLEVATSQLGLTALFTGVILVPIVGNAAEHATAVTVAMKDKMDLSLSVAVGSSMQIALFVAPVLVIAGRILGQPMDLDFKPFELVAVVVSVLIANSISSDGKSNWLEGTLLLAAYTVLGFAFYFHPVMEGMG; encoded by the coding sequence ATGTCAACCAAAAACATTATTCTTTTCGCTTTACTATTGTTCATCCCGGTTTCTGTAGCAGCCCACTTTCTGGAGTGGGGAGAATTGGTAGTTTTCATTACAGCTGGATTAGCAATTTTGCCCTTAGCAGCTTGGATGGGTACAGCCACAGAAGAAATTGCTGTCGTAGTCGGCCCATCATTAGGGGGCTTATTAAACGCCACCTTTGGCAATGCCACAGAATTAATCATTGCCCTAGTGGCATTGAACGCTGGATTAATCGATGTAGTCAAAGCCAGTATCACGGGATCGATTATTAGCAACTTACTACTAGTAATGGGTTTTTCCATGCTTTTGGGAGGACTGCGCTACAAAGAACAGACATTTCAGCCAATTGTGGCGCGGGTAAATGCTGCTTCGATGAATTTGGCGGTGATTGCCATTTTGATGCCAACGGCAATGAATTATACCTCTCAAGGAATTAACGAACAAACACTGCAAAATCTTTCTATTGCTGTTGCTGTAGTATTAATTTTGGTTTACGCCCTAACGCTACTATTTTCGATGAAAACCCACTCCTATTTATATGATGTGGGCGTAGCGGAGTCAGAAGAAGAGGAAACACCCCACACGAAACCCAATATGATGTTGTGGGTTGGCGTGTTGCTAGTATGTACCTTGCTAGTAGCAATTGAGTCAGAAATGCTAGTAGATTCTCTGGAAGTGGCCACATCTCAGCTAGGTTTGACGGCGCTGTTTACAGGGGTGATATTGGTTCCCATCGTCGGTAACGCGGCTGAACACGCCACAGCAGTCACCGTGGCGATGAAAGATAAGATGGATCTTTCCCTTTCGGTAGCTGTGGGATCGAGTATGCAGATTGCCCTATTTGTAGCGCCCGTGTTAGTTATTGCAGGGCGGATATTAGGCCAACCAATGGATTTAGATTTCAAACCCTTTGAATTAGTAGCTGTGGTTGTGTCAGTGTTGATTGCCAACAGTATTAGTTCTGATGGTAAGTCCAATTGGCTGGAAGGCACTTTATTATTAGCTGCCTATACAGTATTGGGGTTCGCCTTCTACTTCCATCCCGTTATGGAAGGTATGGGGTAA
- a CDS encoding endonuclease domain-containing protein: MNNPTPQEPYPSKKEGTRNIVIGYKADLVKVQRAKELRQQMTPEEKILWQHLRANRLNGLHFRRQQIINGFIADFYCHATALVIEVDGKIHEQQTEYDAERDKVLSARGLRLLRIKNEEVRHELDKVLMRISTACSQQT, encoded by the coding sequence ATGAATAATCCAACACCCCAAGAACCTTATCCATCGAAAAAAGAGGGAACTCGCAATATTGTAATTGGATACAAAGCAGACTTAGTTAAAGTGCAACGTGCTAAAGAACTTCGTCAGCAAATGACACCAGAAGAAAAAATCCTTTGGCAACATCTTCGTGCTAATCGCCTGAATGGTTTGCACTTTCGCCGTCAGCAGATTATCAATGGCTTTATTGCAGATTTCTACTGTCACGCAACTGCATTAGTGATAGAAGTAGATGGCAAAATTCATGAACAACAAACTGAATATGATGCAGAACGGGACAAAGTTTTGTCAGCAAGGGGACTGCGTTTGTTGCGAATTAAAAATGAAGAAGTGAGACACGAACTTGATAAAGTTTTGATGCGTATTTCCACAGCCTGTTCTCAACAGACCTAA
- a CDS encoding DUF262 domain-containing protein produces the protein MKASETTLRNLLEGGKQFQIPLFQRPYSWKQENWETLWEDLMSLYNDEVQGSYFLGPIVTQAELGTADGITPYVVIDGQQRLTTLSILLAALRNHLKKDDKQMSEQIYEFYLINKYHKNDDYFKVLPTQNDRDAYKNIVEAKTAKTAKTKNPESQSGQINEAYKFFYKWLKEPILEQDIPLDLTKLKKIILEQLVIVNITSDANDNPYLIFESLNNKGEELTQVDLVRNYIFMRLPHEEREEVYENEWLPFVEGFKSSVSKKEYADELTNAFWFYLRKDGEAVNQKEIYRNIKKRFDTSKIGVKSELQNLIQFAKYYQRLNFCEQEPEIKLRYFFQRLKRLDFTTCHIFLLNVYHEYEEERLSLNKFEEILRYLESYFVRRLFAGISTKTLGSVFNVLYSEVQKVNPSDVVDGLQQVLKGYDKSKVWPDDDALRDGIITKGVYTTSLSDRAKLLLESLESSLTKEKVKSESLTIEHIMPQTLNKEWKTMLGGNHAYVQKKWLHTLGNLTLTGYNSEMGNKPFSEKLAYFNTSNLSLNHYFRQINVWNEEAIKKRAEYLADIAIKVWPR, from the coding sequence ATGAAAGCATCAGAAACAACTCTTCGTAACTTACTAGAAGGTGGTAAACAGTTTCAAATACCTCTTTTTCAACGACCATACTCTTGGAAACAGGAAAATTGGGAGACTCTGTGGGAAGATTTGATGAGTCTCTACAATGATGAAGTACAAGGTTCTTATTTTCTTGGCCCCATAGTCACACAAGCAGAATTAGGAACAGCTGACGGCATCACTCCATATGTTGTAATAGATGGGCAACAACGTCTTACCACCCTTAGTATTCTCTTAGCAGCATTACGAAATCATCTTAAAAAAGATGATAAACAAATGTCTGAACAAATATATGAATTTTATTTAATTAACAAATATCATAAAAATGACGATTACTTTAAAGTATTACCTACTCAAAATGATCGTGACGCATATAAAAATATAGTTGAAGCTAAAACAGCTAAAACAGCTAAAACCAAAAATCCAGAATCGCAGTCAGGGCAAATAAATGAAGCTTATAAGTTTTTTTATAAATGGCTGAAAGAACCTATTCTGGAACAAGATATACCTCTTGATTTAACAAAATTAAAAAAAATTATATTAGAACAATTAGTTATAGTAAATATAACTTCTGATGCAAACGATAACCCATATCTTATTTTTGAAAGTTTAAATAACAAAGGAGAAGAATTAACCCAGGTAGACTTAGTTCGCAACTATATATTTATGAGGTTACCTCATGAAGAACGAGAAGAGGTATACGAGAATGAATGGTTACCTTTTGTAGAAGGCTTTAAATCTAGTGTTAGCAAAAAAGAGTACGCAGATGAATTAACAAATGCATTTTGGTTTTATTTACGTAAAGATGGCGAGGCAGTTAATCAAAAAGAAATTTACAGAAATATCAAAAAACGCTTTGATACTTCAAAGATTGGTGTAAAGTCTGAGCTACAAAACCTTATACAGTTTGCCAAGTATTACCAGCGTCTGAATTTTTGTGAGCAAGAACCAGAGATTAAATTAAGATATTTCTTCCAACGATTAAAAAGGCTTGACTTTACAACTTGTCATATATTCTTACTAAATGTTTATCACGAGTATGAAGAGGAACGTTTATCGCTTAATAAGTTTGAAGAAATTTTGCGTTATCTAGAGTCTTATTTTGTACGTCGTTTATTTGCTGGAATTTCCACCAAAACTTTAGGATCAGTTTTCAATGTTTTGTACTCTGAAGTCCAGAAAGTAAACCCTAGTGATGTGGTTGATGGATTACAACAAGTCTTGAAGGGTTATGATAAGAGCAAAGTTTGGCCTGATGATGATGCATTGCGTGATGGGATTATTACCAAAGGTGTATACACTACAAGTTTAAGTGATAGAGCGAAGCTTCTTTTAGAGAGTCTAGAGTCATCTCTTACTAAAGAAAAAGTTAAGTCAGAGAGTTTAACTATTGAACATATCATGCCCCAGACATTAAATAAAGAATGGAAAACAATGTTAGGGGGAAATCATGCTTATGTCCAGAAGAAATGGCTACATACGTTAGGTAACCTCACATTAACAGGATATAACTCTGAGATGGGTAATAAACCTTTTTCAGAAAAGCTAGCATATTTCAATACTAGCAATTTGTCCTTGAATCATTATTTTAGACAAATAAATGTTTGGAATGAAGAAGCAATCAAAAAACGTGCAGAATACTTAGCTGATATAGCTATTAAAGTCTGGCCTAGATAA
- a CDS encoding HNH endonuclease, which produces MSKTPRIHIPPEVKKYVFQRDQYQCRSCGKTTIETNLSIDHIIPLARGGQNDISNLQTLCLKCNQQKTDNIDPRFRRHFDL; this is translated from the coding sequence ATGAGCAAAACCCCTCGCATTCATATCCCGCCGGAAGTAAAGAAATATGTTTTTCAACGTGACCAATACCAATGCCGAAGCTGCGGTAAAACTACCATAGAAACTAACCTCAGCATTGACCATATCATTCCCCTTGCCCGTGGCGGTCAAAATGATATCAGCAATCTGCAAACTCTTTGCTTGAAATGCAATCAGCAGAAAACAGACAATATTGATCCCCGTTTCCGGCGGCATTTTGATTTATGA
- a CDS encoding DUF3536 domain-containing protein produces the protein MTSAAEMPASSGSTLTLHSDPNNTKETDPLRKANGVYVTVHGHFYQPPRENPYLDAIERQPSAAPFHDWNERIHWECYRPNAFARVLNDQGEVVGIVNNYEYFSFNIGPTLMSWLERYDVEVYQRILEADAKSSDRLYGHGNAIAQVYNHIIMPLANERDKYTQIRWGKEDFRSRFGRDPEGMWLAETAVDYATLEALVAEGIRFIILAPSQALRCRPLPTPEHPHPEWIEVGGSQIDSTRPYRCYLQPTLDTSSSPLSAIATSPNDGSTEELPYIDIFFYDGPISRDMGFSDVVYNSSRFAGRIGSAVRGDHRPAQLISVATDGETFGHHKKGTEKTLAYAFTKEFPQQGWTVTNFAHYLSLNSPGWEVELKSVTAWSCAHGVGRWEDDCGCGGEGSVWHQKWRRPLRDALNWLRDQLTEVYAEHGRQLFRDPWLARDEYIQVLRDRSASNVNRFLARHQTHKLTAAEQVDALRLLEMQRHALLMFTSCGWFFEEISRPEGTQILRYAARALELAGEVAGVQLEKGFVKRLGLAPSNVDEFKHGAEIYRQLVLTAQLGFKQVAAHYAITSLFTNQKPAETHNSLPRKDAADKQSQRYHKKVYCYAANELDYQLQRMGSLTLAVGNLKLVSEITWESEHLVFAVLHLGGWDFHCGIQQFTGRRDYSQLKEKLFGALKQASAAHTILAMTQLFGEEAFSLQNLFAEERHRIMRLLSQETLTRLGQLYTQAYRDNYGVLMAFHRDEIAVPQELQVAADIALGHRCLMTLRSLEQDIADPQKSWSHILELEAIATEAKHLRCRLNIPDGKQMLEQLIARWLWQLLNDANGSFNADIQLLERLIDVGDQLNIDVSLQRSQELYFSCLHSQIAPVCITNLDNEGNNQCLQLLKLGKKLAVDVSTISNQLG, from the coding sequence ATGACTTCTGCTGCTGAAATGCCAGCTAGCTCTGGCTCAACGTTAACATTACATTCAGATCCCAATAACACCAAAGAAACTGATCCCCTGAGAAAGGCTAATGGTGTTTACGTGACGGTGCATGGTCATTTTTACCAGCCACCAAGGGAAAACCCTTATCTGGACGCAATTGAACGCCAACCGAGCGCTGCACCTTTCCATGATTGGAATGAGCGGATTCATTGGGAATGTTATCGTCCAAATGCCTTTGCCAGAGTCTTAAACGATCAAGGCGAAGTGGTGGGGATCGTCAACAATTACGAGTATTTCAGTTTTAATATCGGGCCAACGCTGATGTCGTGGCTAGAACGCTACGATGTGGAGGTTTATCAGCGGATTTTAGAGGCAGATGCCAAGAGTAGCGATCGCCTGTATGGTCATGGCAATGCGATCGCGCAAGTATACAATCACATCATCATGCCCCTGGCCAATGAGCGCGACAAATATACCCAAATTCGCTGGGGTAAAGAAGATTTCCGCTCCCGTTTTGGCCGCGATCCCGAAGGAATGTGGTTAGCAGAAACCGCTGTAGACTACGCAACCCTAGAAGCTCTTGTTGCTGAGGGTATTCGCTTCATTATCCTTGCACCATCTCAAGCACTGCGTTGTCGTCCCCTCCCTACTCCAGAACATCCTCATCCTGAATGGATCGAAGTTGGCGGTAGTCAGATTGATTCGACGCGTCCTTATCGTTGTTATTTGCAGCCCACATTAGATACTTCATCTTCACCTCTAAGTGCAATCGCCACTAGCCCCAACGATGGTAGTACAGAAGAATTACCCTACATTGATATCTTCTTCTACGATGGCCCGATATCGCGGGATATGGGTTTTAGTGATGTGGTTTATAATTCGAGTCGTTTTGCCGGACGTATCGGTTCAGCAGTGCGTGGGGATCATCGCCCAGCACAGTTAATCTCTGTGGCGACAGATGGGGAAACCTTCGGACATCACAAAAAGGGAACTGAGAAAACTTTAGCCTATGCCTTTACTAAAGAGTTTCCTCAACAAGGTTGGACGGTAACGAACTTTGCACACTACCTGAGCTTAAATTCTCCCGGTTGGGAAGTGGAATTAAAGTCAGTTACAGCCTGGAGTTGCGCTCACGGTGTCGGCAGATGGGAGGATGACTGTGGTTGCGGTGGTGAAGGCTCAGTTTGGCATCAGAAATGGCGTCGTCCTTTACGGGATGCCCTAAATTGGCTGCGGGATCAGCTAACTGAAGTGTATGCAGAGCATGGTAGACAGTTATTTCGCGATCCCTGGTTAGCGCGAGATGAATATATCCAAGTATTGCGCGATCGCTCTGCTAGCAATGTCAACCGTTTCTTAGCCCGTCATCAAACCCACAAACTAACAGCAGCCGAACAAGTAGATGCTCTACGTCTATTGGAAATGCAGCGTCACGCTTTGTTAATGTTCACTAGTTGCGGCTGGTTTTTTGAAGAAATTTCCCGTCCAGAGGGGACGCAAATTCTCCGCTACGCCGCCCGTGCTTTGGAATTGGCAGGAGAAGTAGCTGGTGTGCAGTTAGAAAAAGGCTTCGTCAAACGCCTTGGTTTAGCCCCCAGTAATGTGGATGAGTTCAAACATGGTGCCGAAATTTATCGGCAACTCGTGTTAACTGCCCAACTTGGATTTAAGCAAGTAGCAGCCCATTACGCCATTACTTCCCTATTTACCAATCAGAAACCAGCAGAAACGCACAATTCCCTACCGAGAAAAGATGCTGCTGACAAACAGTCTCAGCGTTACCACAAAAAAGTTTATTGCTACGCTGCCAATGAGTTAGATTACCAACTGCAACGCATGGGATCGCTAACTCTGGCTGTGGGGAATTTAAAGCTGGTATCAGAGATTACTTGGGAAAGTGAGCATTTGGTATTTGCGGTGCTGCATTTAGGAGGCTGGGATTTCCACTGTGGCATTCAACAATTTACCGGGCGGCGTGACTACAGCCAATTAAAAGAAAAGCTGTTTGGGGCGCTAAAACAAGCTAGTGCGGCTCATACCATCTTGGCTATGACGCAGCTATTTGGAGAAGAAGCTTTCAGCTTGCAAAATCTATTTGCTGAAGAACGCCACCGGATTATGCGGCTGCTGAGTCAGGAAACACTGACACGTTTAGGACAGTTATATACTCAAGCCTATCGTGATAATTACGGTGTGCTGATGGCGTTTCATCGTGATGAAATCGCAGTACCGCAAGAATTGCAGGTAGCAGCCGATATTGCTTTAGGGCATCGCTGTCTGATGACATTGCGATCGCTTGAGCAAGATATCGCCGATCCCCAAAAGAGTTGGAGTCACATCTTAGAATTAGAAGCGATCGCAACTGAAGCAAAACATCTGCGTTGTCGGCTGAATATTCCAGACGGTAAACAGATGTTAGAACAATTAATTGCGCGATGGCTCTGGCAATTGTTGAACGATGCCAATGGCAGTTTTAATGCAGATATCCAACTGTTAGAGCGATTGATTGATGTCGGGGATCAACTAAATATTGATGTTTCCCTACAGCGATCGCAAGAACTATACTTTAGCTGTCTCCATAGTCAGATAGCGCCAGTCTGTATTACTAACCTTGACAACGAAGGAAATAATCAGTGTCTTCAGTTGCTCAAGTTGGGCAAAAAGTTAGCTGTTGATGTCAGCACAATCTCAAATCAATTGGGATAA
- the acnB gene encoding bifunctional aconitate hydratase 2/2-methylisocitrate dehydratase has product MLEQYRKHVAERAALGIPPLPLDAKQTSELCELLKNPPKGQEEILLHLLSDRVSPGVDPAAYVKAGFLTAIAKEEITSPLIAPIEAVQLLGTMIGGYNVQSLIDLLQLPTVSLSDSSETPLVMGGQGKEPIAAYAANALSKILLVYDAYHDVLELSKTNPYAKRVVDSWAEAEWFTLRPTVPEAITVTVFKVPGETNTDDLSPAQSATTRPDIPLHALVMLESRQPGSLATIAELKKKGHPVAYVGDVVGTGSSRKSAINSVLWHTGNDIPFVPNKRAGGYVLGGAIAPIFFNTAEDAGALPIQCDVTKLETGMVITIHPYKGEITNEAGEIISTFALKPDTILDEVRAGGRIPLLIGRTLTDKTRLALGLEPSTVFTRPQQAFDTGKGYTLAQKMVGKACGLPGVRPGTSCEPIITTVGSQDTTGPMTRDELTELACLGFSADLVIQSFCHTVAYPKPVDIKTHHELPDFFASRGGVALRPGDGIIHSWLNRMLLPDTVGTGGDSHTRFPLGISFPAGSGLVAFAAALGVMPLDMPESVLVRFKGELQPGVTLRDVVNAIPYVAIQKGLLTVEKQNKKNVFSGRILEIEGLPDLKVEQAFELTDASAERSCAGCTIKLSVETISEYLRSNVALLKNMIARGYHDARTMLRRVAKMEEWLANPVLLEGDADAEYAEIIEIDLNEIKEPIVAAPNDPDNVKLLSEVANDPVQEVFLGSCMTNIGHYRATAKVLEGAGEVKTRLWIAPPTRMDEHQLKEEGVYSIFGAAGARTEMPGCSLCMGNQARVADGTTVFSTSTRNFNNRMGKDARVYLGSAELAAVCALLGRLPTVQEYLDIVASKIEPFADDLYRYLNFDQIAGFEDEGRVIALEDMPKLEDILGMPTVAR; this is encoded by the coding sequence ATGCTAGAACAATATCGTAAACACGTTGCCGAAAGAGCAGCACTCGGTATTCCCCCCTTACCATTGGATGCAAAGCAAACCTCAGAATTATGTGAATTACTGAAAAATCCGCCCAAGGGTCAAGAGGAGATATTATTACATTTATTGAGCGATCGCGTTTCTCCTGGTGTTGATCCAGCAGCTTATGTCAAAGCTGGATTTCTTACCGCCATTGCTAAGGAAGAAATCACCAGTCCGTTGATTGCGCCCATCGAAGCAGTGCAATTGCTAGGTACAATGATCGGTGGTTACAATGTGCAATCTTTAATTGATTTGCTGCAATTGCCCACTGTATCCCTCTCCGACTCATCCGAAACACCTCTAGTAATGGGCGGACAAGGAAAGGAACCCATCGCCGCCTACGCCGCCAACGCCTTAAGCAAAATCCTCTTGGTGTATGACGCTTACCATGATGTTTTAGAGTTGTCGAAAACCAATCCTTACGCCAAACGGGTAGTTGACTCTTGGGCGGAAGCTGAATGGTTTACCCTCCGCCCTACAGTTCCAGAAGCGATTACTGTCACCGTTTTTAAAGTTCCTGGCGAAACCAATACCGACGATTTATCCCCCGCCCAAAGCGCCACAACTCGCCCAGATATTCCCTTACACGCTTTAGTGATGCTAGAGTCACGGCAACCGGGAAGCTTGGCAACCATTGCCGAGTTGAAGAAAAAAGGGCATCCTGTAGCTTACGTGGGAGATGTAGTTGGTACTGGTTCCTCGCGTAAATCTGCCATCAACTCAGTATTATGGCATACAGGAAATGATATACCTTTTGTGCCAAACAAACGCGCTGGGGGTTATGTTTTAGGTGGTGCGATCGCGCCAATCTTCTTTAACACAGCAGAAGATGCCGGTGCTTTGCCTATTCAGTGCGATGTCACCAAACTCGAAACCGGCATGGTAATTACCATCCATCCCTACAAAGGTGAAATCACCAATGAAGCAGGCGAAATTATTTCCACTTTTGCCCTCAAACCTGACACCATCCTCGATGAAGTCCGCGCAGGTGGACGCATCCCCCTACTTATTGGACGTACCCTCACCGACAAAACCCGTCTTGCACTCGGTTTAGAACCCAGCACCGTTTTCACCCGTCCCCAGCAAGCCTTTGATACAGGGAAAGGCTACACCCTAGCGCAAAAAATGGTAGGTAAAGCTTGTGGATTACCTGGTGTGCGTCCCGGCACATCTTGCGAACCAATCATCACCACTGTTGGTTCTCAAGATACCACAGGCCCCATGACCCGCGACGAATTGACAGAACTCGCCTGTCTTGGTTTCAGTGCAGACTTAGTCATCCAAAGTTTCTGCCATACTGTTGCTTATCCTAAACCAGTAGACATCAAAACTCATCACGAACTCCCCGATTTCTTTGCCTCTCGTGGCGGTGTCGCCCTCCGTCCCGGTGATGGTATCATCCACTCTTGGTTAAACCGGATGCTGCTACCCGACACCGTGGGAACTGGCGGCGACTCTCACACCCGCTTCCCCTTAGGTATTTCCTTCCCCGCCGGTTCTGGGTTGGTAGCTTTTGCAGCCGCATTGGGTGTCATGCCTTTAGATATGCCAGAGTCAGTATTGGTAAGATTTAAAGGTGAATTGCAACCAGGTGTTACCCTGCGCGATGTCGTGAATGCCATTCCCTACGTGGCAATTCAAAAAGGTTTGCTGACAGTAGAGAAGCAGAATAAGAAAAATGTCTTCTCTGGGCGAATTTTAGAAATAGAAGGTTTGCCAGATTTAAAAGTTGAACAAGCCTTTGAACTCACTGATGCCAGTGCCGAACGTTCTTGTGCCGGATGCACAATTAAGCTGAGTGTAGAGACAATTTCGGAATATCTGCGTTCCAACGTAGCGCTGCTGAAAAATATGATAGCACGAGGCTATCACGATGCCCGTACCATGCTGCGCCGTGTGGCCAAGATGGAAGAATGGTTAGCAAATCCCGTGTTATTAGAAGGCGATGCCGATGCAGAGTATGCCGAAATAATTGAAATTGATTTGAACGAAATCAAAGAGCCAATTGTAGCTGCTCCCAATGACCCCGATAATGTTAAGTTATTATCGGAAGTTGCTAACGATCCAGTACAAGAAGTATTCCTTGGTTCTTGTATGACAAATATTGGTCATTATCGGGCAACAGCAAAAGTTTTGGAAGGTGCAGGTGAAGTAAAAACCCGCCTGTGGATAGCACCACCAACCCGTATGGATGAACACCAATTAAAAGAAGAAGGTGTATACAGCATTTTTGGCGCTGCGGGTGCTAGAACAGAAATGCCCGGATGCAGTTTATGCATGGGAAATCAGGCGCGAGTTGCTGATGGCACAACAGTGTTTTCTACCTCTACCCGCAACTTCAATAATCGTATGGGTAAAGATGCGCGAGTGTATCTTGGTTCAGCAGAATTAGCCGCAGTTTGTGCGCTGCTGGGGCGACTGCCGACAGTGCAAGAATACTTGGATATTGTGGCGAGTAAAATTGAGCCTTTTGCAGATGATTTGTATCGGTATTTGAACTTCGATCAAATTGCTGGTTTTGAGGATGAAGGGCGTGTGATTGCGTTGGAAGATATGCCCAAGCTTGAGGATATTTTGGGTATGCCGACTGTGGCGAGGTAG
- a CDS encoding Gfo/Idh/MocA family protein has translation MIGIAIAGTGFGQKVHIPGFQAHPHTEVVAVYHRDINKAKAIAESHNIPHASDSLTDIVALPEVQAVSVSTPPFLHYEMAKTVLQAGKHLLLEKPITLNVGEAKELYELAKAKGVIATVDFEFRFVPAWQLFAELLSENYVGKLRLIKIDWLGSSRADTSRPWNWYSDKDKGGGALGSLGSHAFDYIHWLFGPVRRLNAHLTIAIPTRVDTVSGESKPVNTDDNCILTLELADGTPCQLSISAVVHAPRTHWLEVYGDRGTLIVGSENQKDYIHGFRVWGSQAGKPLTEIEIPNRLVFPKNHADGRISAFIRVVDQWVQGIERNQEITPSLREGIYSQLLMDLSHESHQKASWVDVPSLEGFISN, from the coding sequence ATGATTGGAATTGCGATCGCAGGCACCGGCTTTGGTCAAAAAGTCCACATCCCTGGATTCCAAGCACATCCTCACACTGAAGTAGTTGCTGTTTATCACCGAGATATCAATAAAGCCAAAGCCATAGCAGAATCTCATAATATCCCTCACGCTTCCGACTCACTTACAGATATTGTGGCATTACCAGAAGTGCAAGCAGTTAGCGTCTCTACACCGCCATTTTTGCACTATGAAATGGCAAAAACTGTATTGCAAGCTGGGAAACATTTATTACTAGAAAAACCGATAACTTTAAATGTCGGTGAAGCCAAAGAACTTTATGAGTTAGCTAAAGCAAAAGGCGTGATTGCGACTGTAGATTTTGAATTCCGCTTTGTACCAGCATGGCAGTTGTTTGCAGAATTATTGTCAGAAAACTATGTGGGTAAGTTACGCCTAATTAAAATTGATTGGTTAGGTTCTTCTCGTGCTGATACTTCACGCCCTTGGAATTGGTACTCTGACAAAGATAAGGGAGGCGGTGCATTAGGATCTTTGGGTTCTCACGCCTTTGATTATATTCACTGGTTATTTGGGCCAGTCCGTAGATTAAACGCCCATTTAACTATTGCGATTCCCACACGAGTTGACACTGTGAGTGGGGAATCTAAGCCAGTGAATACAGATGACAACTGTATATTAACCCTGGAATTGGCAGATGGCACACCTTGTCAACTTTCTATCAGTGCGGTTGTTCATGCACCAAGAACCCATTGGTTAGAAGTATATGGCGATCGCGGTACATTAATAGTGGGCAGTGAAAATCAAAAAGATTATATACATGGTTTTCGGGTTTGGGGTTCCCAGGCAGGTAAACCTCTAACGGAAATAGAAATACCGAATCGGTTAGTTTTTCCCAAGAATCATGCTGATGGGCGTATTTCGGCGTTTATCCGCGTAGTAGACCAATGGGTACAGGGAATTGAACGCAATCAGGAAATTACACCATCACTACGAGAAGGAATTTATTCTCAGTTGTTGATGGATTTATCCCATGAATCTCATCAAAAAGCAAGCTGGGTAGATGTTCCCAGCTTGGAAGGATTTATTAGTAATTAG
- a CDS encoding calcium-binding protein, with protein sequence MSSDYASNGRNGQITATLGAGNYYVGIAANTNVNSNYSLQLANNTSTSNQRLTGNALNNTLIGGDGNDQLQGLAGNDTLQGGNGNDILTGGTGDDLLWGGQGDDILNGGAGRDKYLFQSSGVFNTSLGVDYITEFEIGQDQIVLSKATFNAITNTVGQAFTNFAVVSDDQFVNASSARIVFSQSSGSLFYNQDGNALGTGTVFEFARLGNPDITLSSSNFSLIA encoded by the coding sequence ATGAGTTCTGATTATGCTAGTAATGGTCGGAATGGTCAAATTACTGCAACATTAGGAGCCGGGAATTACTATGTTGGAATTGCAGCCAATACCAACGTTAATTCCAATTATTCCTTACAGTTAGCCAACAATACCAGCACAAGCAATCAGCGTCTCACTGGTAATGCACTGAATAATACTCTGATTGGCGGTGACGGAAACGATCAATTGCAAGGGTTAGCAGGAAATGACACCCTCCAAGGAGGTAATGGTAATGATATTCTCACTGGTGGAACTGGTGATGATTTACTTTGGGGAGGACAGGGCGATGATATTCTTAATGGTGGAGCCGGGAGGGATAAATATCTGTTCCAAAGTAGTGGGGTTTTTAACACAAGCTTAGGTGTTGATTACATAACCGAGTTTGAAATTGGACAAGACCAGATTGTGCTGAGTAAAGCCACCTTCAATGCTATTACTAATACTGTAGGACAGGCTTTCACTAACTTTGCAGTTGTCAGTGACGATCAATTTGTCAATGCTAGTAGTGCGCGTATTGTCTTTAGTCAAAGTAGTGGCAGCCTATTCTATAACCAGGATGGTAATGCTTTGGGTACAGGAACAGTGTTTGAGTTTGCCCGTTTAGGAAATCCTGATATTACTCTGAGTAGTAGCAATTTCAGTCTGATTGCCTAG